TTACCGTTATATAATCGACGTACTTTTTTGGCATTACCTTTCATTATGGTATTACCTAAAGAAACTTGGCCATCACCGCCTATCGCGACTTGGTCATCACGTCTTACTGAAACAATTGTGGTCACTGCTTATCTCCGCGACTTATCTTAAACGAATAAGCAACTATGTGGGTTCAGTTAGCCGATTTTCAAGTCCAGAGCCATATTTCGCAGTTGTTTATGTTTTGTTTTCGTAAACGGTTGCGATCGCGCTCTGCTGTTCGTTTAGACTCGTATGGGCCTAGAATGACGCGATAATAACTACCTGTTTTTCTAATTTGAGATTCTAAGCCGGTAAAAGCAATACGGGCTTTTAATGTTTCCGCTTTTTGTTCGGTTTTAAATGATGCGCATTGCATGAGGTAAGGGCCGCGCTTTTTCAGTTTTTGAATTTCTACCGGTACTTCTTTCTTTTCAAGTTCGCGATAAAATGTATTTTCATCTTCTTGTAAAACGGGTAACGCATCCTTATCTGTATGAGCAACTGGGGCCGCTGGTTTAGGTTTAACCACAGTTGTGGGGGCATTGTTATTAGGTTGCTTTTCAGCTGCGCCATTTATTGACCATAAAAAATAACCAAAACCGCCAGCAATAACACTAACAATGATGATGGCCGCAATGGGAAGAGGTGCTTTTTGTGGTGCTTGTGCCTTCTTTTTACGAGGTTTAGCTTTGTTTACGTAATCTGGGTGAGCCATTCTACAATTACACTCTATATGCTTGGAGATTTAAATTTACTGTGAGTAGCGCTTAAGGCGCTGAGCTTGTAATCCATAACAGCTTTTTCTTATTCACTTTCTTCTTATTAATTAACTTTATTTTTAATGGATAAGTAGACCAATTTCGGCGCTAATGTCAATAATACTAAACGCGAAACGGACCGGCGATTTTACCTGACTTGAACACAGAATGCATGCGTAAAGTATGACATTGCGCTGGAGGCGTGTTACATCAAATCAATTGGGTCGATGTCTAAATGCCAACGTACTTTTCTGGCACTAGGTAAACTTTCAATAACTGGCAATAAAACAGCAAGTTGCATGGCAAGTGTACGGCGTTCGTTGGCCTGTAATAGGATTTGATAACGAAACTTGCCAGCTCGTTTTTCTACAGGTGAAGGGATAGGGCCGAGAATTAAAATATCTGTTAATTGCTGTAGATGCGGCATCACTTCTGCAAAAAAGTGATTAATAGCGGGTATTGCCATTGCGTTTACACGTATTAAAGCAAGGTGGCTGAATGGTGGTAGCTGAGTTTGCTGCCGTTCGTCTAACCCCAGTTTTG
This is a stretch of genomic DNA from Flocculibacter collagenilyticus. It encodes these proteins:
- a CDS encoding SPOR domain-containing protein, with translation MAHPDYVNKAKPRKKKAQAPQKAPLPIAAIIIVSVIAGGFGYFLWSINGAAEKQPNNNAPTTVVKPKPAAPVAHTDKDALPVLQEDENTFYRELEKKEVPVEIQKLKKRGPYLMQCASFKTEQKAETLKARIAFTGLESQIRKTGSYYRVILGPYESKRTAERDRNRLRKQNINNCEIWLWT